From Sphingorhabdus sp. SMR4y:
CAACCTTGTCGCCAAGATATTCGATCACATCGGCTTCCGAGACATCGCTACCCGGCTTGCGCACGACCAGCAGCAGAGGCCGCTCGTCCCATTTCGGGTGATAGACACCAACCGCCGCCGCTTCGGCGACGCCGGGGCAACCGACCGCCGCATTTTCCAGTTCGATCGAGCTGATCCATTCGCCGCCCGACTTGATCACATCCTTGGCCCGGTCGGTAATCTGCATCGTACCATCGGGGTGCAGCACCGCGACATCGCCGGTGTCAAACCAGCCGTCATCCTCGACCGCATCCTCGTCCGCGCGATAATAGCGCTTGATGATCCACGGTCCGCGAATTTCAAGCGTGCCGCTGGTCTTGCCATCGCGCGGAGCGACATTACCGTCCTCGTCGATCACCCGCAGTTCCACGCCGAATGGCGGCCTGCCCTGTTTGCAGATAACGTCGACCTGCTGGTCAAAACTCAGCGCGTCCCAATTGGCGGGTAGCGAACCGGCGGTCCCGATCGGAGATGTCTCGGTCATGCCCCAGGCATGGGCGACCCGGATGCCGTTTTTCATCAGCCGTTCGATCATCGAACGCGGGCAGGCCGAACCGCCGATCACGACGACCCCCAATTTGCCATAATCCCCGCCATTTTCATCCATATCGGCAAACATCGAGAGCCAGACTGTTGGCACGCCCGCGCTATGGGTCACGCCCTCTTCGCGGATCAATTTCCACAGGACATGCGCTTCGTTGCTGGCCGAAAAGACCATTTTCGCGCCGACCGCCGCGCAAGCAAAGGGCAATCCCCAGGCATTGGCGTGGAACATCGGCACGACCGGTAGCATCACCGAGCGGGTAGCCAGATCCATAACATCGGGCTGCACCTCGGTAATCGCGTGGATGACATTCGAGCGATGCTCATAGAGAACGCCTTTCGGATTGCCGGTAGTGCCGCTGGTATAGCAAAGCCCGCAGGGATCATTTTCATCGACGTCGACCCAATCGAAATCGCCGTCTTCCGCATCGACAAGCTCTCTGAACGTCGGATAGTCGCCTTTCTCGCCGTCAAACTGGATATAATGTTCAACCGTCTTGAGCTGCGGCTTGAGCATTTCGACAATGGGAGCGAACATCTTGTCGAACAGCAGCACCCGGTCTTCGGCATGGTTGATGATATAGACCAGTTGTTCCTCGAACAGGCGCGGATTGACCGTATGGAGAATGCCGCCGATACCGGCCGACCCGTACCAGCTGATAAGATGATGCGCATGGTTCATTGCGATGGTTGCGATCCGGTCGCCCTTGTTCATGCCAAGGCGCTGCAATGCTTGAGAGAATTTACGGGATTCCCGTCCAATCTCCGCCCAGTTGCTGCGACTGATACTGCCATCGGCCCAGTAGCTCACAATCTCGCGTTCGCCATGCTCTCTGGCGGCGTGATCGATCAAATTGGTAATCTTGAGCGCGCTCGCTTGCATCGCACCGGCCATATCTTCTCTCCAGAATAGTTATATTTGGCCGGTTTCTGGTATGTTTCAGGCTAGCTGACAAGCCTTAATTTGGGTTTCGCCACCCGCATCGGCCGGGCCGGTCCCAAGCGGACGTTAGCCAAACCCTGAACCCGCTCCAGCATCTCCACCGTTTCCGCATCCAGACGAAAGGAGCGCCCGAGGCATACTTTGACAAAATCATCGTGCGGACCGGCCATGATTGCCACTATTTCGCTTTGGCCGCCCAGCAACGGCGCCACCAGATTGGTCAGTTCGTGCAGGCCGGCAATATCGAGGATTTCCAGCTCCATGCGGGTGCGGGTGGTCTTCTCCAGACCGTCCAACGGCTGCACCGTCCGGATCGCGACGCGCGGATTCTCGTCTTCCGACTGCTGGTCCAGTTCGACCTTGAGCAGGGCACAACGCCCCTCCTGCGAAAGTTCTTCCAGAATCTTGCACTGGTCTTCGTCAAAACAACTGGCGGAAAACTGGCCACTGCTGTCCGACAGATCGGCAAGCGCGAATCTCTTGCCCCGGCGACTGTCCCGCCAGCGCACTTTCTCGATAAGCGCCGACATCACCGCCGGCTTGCGGATGCCTTCGCCGATCGGTTCACCACTGCACAATGCCGCATAGGTCATGGCGCCAAGCGAAGAGGAAACCGCCTGGAACTGCGTGACGGGGTGCGAGGAAAAATAGAAACCGAAAGCATCGCGCTCGCGGGCCATGATCTCGTTGAGCGACCAGTTGCTGCCCTCCGGCAACCGGATCGCCTGCATGTCGCCACCGGCACTGCCTTCTCCGAAAAGCCCCCCCTGCCCGCTTTCACGTGCATCAGCGGCACTGTTTGCGACCGACAGAATCATGTCCGCGCCGTCATGGACCGCCGCGCGATTGGGCTCCAGATCATCAAAGGCGCCAGCCGAAGCCAGACTTTCGAGCTGACGCTTGTTGAGGCCGTGCGGATCAATCCGGTTGGCAAAATCCTCGATCGACGAGAACGGGCCAGCCTTGGCGCGTTCGGTAACCACAGCGTGCATCGCCTTTTCGCCGACATTCTTCAGACCTGCCAGCGCATAGCGTACCGCAAGCAGCGCTTCCGGTTGCTCCTCGACCGAAAAATTGGGCCGGCTCTTATTGATCGCCGGCTGCAGCACGGTCACTCCCAACCGTTTCATGTCGTCGACAAAGATGCTGAGCTTCTCGGACTGATGCATGTCGAAACACATCGAAGCGGCATAAAATTCATGCGGGTGATGCGCCTTCAGCCAGGCCGTCTGATAGGCCAGCAGGGCGTAGGCCGCTGCGTGGCTCTTGTTGAAGCCATAGCCGGCAAATTTGTCGATCAAGTCGAAAAGCTCGTTGGCCTGTTCGCTGTTCAAGCCCTTTTCTGCGGCACCCGTCACAAATCTGTTACGCTGCACGTCCATTTCCGCCTGGATTTTCTTACCCATGGCGCGGCGCAGCAAATCTGCTTCGCCGAGCGAATAGCCGGCGATGATCTGCGCGGCCTGCATCACCTGTTCCTGATAGACAAAAATCCCGTAAGTCTCCTTGAGGATATCCTCCAGCAATGGATGCGGATAGGCGATATCGACGCGCCCGTTCTTGCGGTCCCCGAACAGCGGAATATTGTCCATCGGGCCCGGCCGGTAGAGCGAAACCAGCGCGATAATATCACCAAAATTGGTGGGTTTCACGGCCGCGAGCGTACGCCGCATGCCTTCCGATTCCAGCTGGAACACACCGACGGTATCGCCGCGCTGGAGCAGCTCGAAAACTTTCTCGTCTTCCCAGCTCAGGTTTTCCAGCTCAACCGTTATGCCGCGTTCGGTAAGCAGTTCGACCGCCTTCTTCAGCACCGACAGCGTTTTCAGCCCCAGAAAGTCGAATTTCACCAGACCGGCTTTTTCGACAAATTTCATGTCGAACTGGGTTACCGGCAGATCGGAACGGGGATCACGGTACAGCGGCACAAGCTGGTCAAGCGGACGATCCCCGATCACCACGCCGGCAGCGTGAGTGGAACTGTGCCGCGGCAGCCCCTCCAGCTTCATCGCCAGATCGAACAGCCGCTTGACGTCCGACTGCTTATATTCCTGCGCCAGTTCCGTGATGCCGTTGAGGGACCGCTTCAGATCCCACGGATCGGTCGGGTGGTTGGGCACCAATTTGGTCAGTCGGTCCACCTGCCCGTAAGGCATCTGAAGGACCCGGCCGACATCGCGCAACACAGCGCGCGCTTTCAGTTTTCCGAAGGTGATGATCTGGGCGACCTGCCGGTCGCCGTATTTTTCCTGCACATAGCGAATGACTTCGCCGCGTCGGGTTTCGCAGAAATCGATATCGAAATCCGGCATCGACACACGTTCCGGGTTCAGGAACCGTTCGAACAGAAGCCCCAGCTTGATCGGGTCTAGATCGGTAATGGTCAATGCCCATGCCACAACCGAACCCGCACCGGAACCACGTCCCGGCCCCACCGGAATATCATGATCCTTCGCCCATTTGATAAAGTCGGCAACAATCAGGAAATAGCCGGGAAAGCCCATGCTGACGATCACATCAAGCTCGAAAGCAAGACGGTCAAAATAGACCTTCCGCTCCGCTTCGTCCGTCAGACCGACAAATTCCAGCCGTCTTTCAAGTCCGGCGGTCGCATCCTGACGCAATTGCTCGATTTCTCCCGCCAGATCACCCGCCAGACTGGGCAGGATCGGGTCTCGTTTTGGCGGCGAGAACGCGCATCGTTGCGCGATAACCAATGTATTTTGCAGCGCTTCTGGTATGTCGGAGAACAGGTCTTCCATCACCAAGGCGCTTTTCATCCACAGATGCTTGGAAGGCTTTTCACGTTCGTCATTTTCGACATAGGCAGACTGTGCGATACATTTCATCGCATCATGGGCCTCGTGAAAATCCGGCTCCGAAAAGCAACTCGGATTTGTCGCTACCAGCGGAATGTCGCGATCCATGGCCAGTGCAATGAGACCGGATTCCGCCGCCATTTCGACCGGATCTTCCCGACGCGACAATTCGATATACAGCCGCCCCGGAAAATATTGCTGCAACAGGGACAGATAGGCTTCGGCTTCCGATTGCTGCTCCTCTGCAATCAGACGCGCCAGAGCGCCTTCTCCGCCCCCGGTCAGAGCCAGCAGACCGGCATTATGATCGCGCAGCATTTCCATGGGAACATGGGCATCAAGTTCGCCAGGCCGGTCGAGATGGGAGGCCGAAACCAGCTTGCAGAGATTTTCATAGCCTTCGGCGTCCTGCGCGTAGAGCGCGATCCAGTCCAACGCCGGTTTTGTCGGATCGGCATCGGGACGCGCAACCCTGAGAAAGCAGCCGGTGATCGGCTGCACGCCCTGGCCGCGGCAACCGTCATCAAACGCCATGGAAGCGAAAAGTCCAATCCGGTCACACAGCGCAACAGCAGGAAAACCGCGCTCTTTGGCGGCAGCACCAATCGCGGCCGGCTCCATCGCTCCGTCCAGGATCGTATAGGCAGAAAAGGTGCGGAGATGGACGAAAGGAGTCTGGGCCATGATCGTCAGACTAGCGCGACAAACGGGCCTTGCCTATGCAAACGATCAGACCGGTCGAAACTATCGACCATTTGTCCACAGCATATTTACCCGGCGATCACGCAACAGGCTGAACCGGATGGGAGTCAGCTGCGGCACGGCATGGCTATAGCAGTGCTTCAATCTCGCTTTTCAGTTGCTCGGGCTTTACCGCAGGGCCGTGGCGCGCAACGACATTGCCTTCGCGGTCGACCAGAAATTTGGTGAAATTCCATTTGATCCGGGAACCGAGCAGACCCGATTTTTCAGTCTTGAGATATTTCCACAATGGGTCGGCATCGTTGCCGTTCACTTCGACTTTCGCCATCAGCGGAAAGCTCACATCATAATTCAGCGAACAGAATTTCCTGATTTCGTCGGCATCGCCGGGCTCCTGATTGCCGAATTGATTACAGGGAAAGGCCAGGATTTCGAGGCCCTTGTCATGATATTCCTGATGCAGCTTTTCGAGCCCCTCATATTGCGGCGTGAATCCGCATTTTGAGGCGGTGTTGACAATCAGAAGCACCTTGCCCTTGTGCGCGGACAGATCCTCCATCGAACCATCGGCCTGCTTCACCTGAAATTCCGTAACCTTCATATGCGCCCCGCAATGTTTGTTTCTAGGTTTTCCTTGTCCCACAGATTGATACTCGCACGAGAAAAGTCAAAGCCATTCTCGATTCGAACTGAAAAGCCTATGCTAAAACACCCTCATGCAGCCGCACAACCCGGTCCATCTTGGCAGCCAGCCGTTCATTATGCGTCGCTATCAGCGCGGCACTGCCTTCCTGGCGAACCAGGCCGATAAATTCGGAAAGCACCAGATCGGCGGTTGCTTCGTCGAGATTGCCGGTCGGCTCATCGGCAAGCACCAGTTTCGGCGATGTGGCCAGAGCGCGTGCAACCGCGACCCGTTGCTGTTCCCCGCCGGACAATTTGCTCGGCTTGTGATCCAGCCGCGCGCCCAGCCCCAGACTGCTCAACAAGCTTTCCGCCCTTGCCTCGGCCTCTTGCTGAGTCGCCCCGGCGATCAGCTGCGGCATGACCACATTTTCCAACGCATTGAAATCGGGCAGGAGATGGTGAAACTGATAGACAAATCCCAACAGATCACGCCGGATCCGGGTATGGCAACTGGATGGCAACTGGGCGGTTTCCTCGCCGTTGAGCTTGATCGAGCCTTCGAATCCGCCCTCGAGCAGTCCCACCGCCTGCAACAATGTCGACTTGCCGGAACCGGACGGGCCTAGGAGCGCGACAATTTCATTCGCGTGGATATCGAGATTGACGCCGCGCAGCACCTCGATCCTGACATCCCCCTGGACGAAGCTGCGCCTTACGTCGCGCAACTCTACGGTTTTCTGGTGTTTCATGTCACTCATAGCGAAGTACCTGCACGGGGTCGGTACTGGCCGCCTTATAAGCGGGATAAAGCGTGGCCAGGAAACTGAACAAGAGCGCCAGCCCGGCGATACCGACCACTTCCATCGGGTCCGTCCGCGCCGGCAATTCGGTCAGGAAGCGGATCGACGGATCCCACAGATTCTGCCCGGTGATAGCCTGGACAAAATTGATTACATTCTGTCGGAAATGGATCGCGATCAGGCCGAGCATGATGCCGGCGGCTATGCCCAGCGTACCGATCGAAGTGCCCACCGTGACGAATATCCGCACCAGCGAAGCCCGTGA
This genomic window contains:
- the dnaE gene encoding DNA polymerase III subunit alpha; the protein is MAQTPFVHLRTFSAYTILDGAMEPAAIGAAAKERGFPAVALCDRIGLFASMAFDDGCRGQGVQPITGCFLRVARPDADPTKPALDWIALYAQDAEGYENLCKLVSASHLDRPGELDAHVPMEMLRDHNAGLLALTGGGEGALARLIAEEQQSEAEAYLSLLQQYFPGRLYIELSRREDPVEMAAESGLIALAMDRDIPLVATNPSCFSEPDFHEAHDAMKCIAQSAYVENDEREKPSKHLWMKSALVMEDLFSDIPEALQNTLVIAQRCAFSPPKRDPILPSLAGDLAGEIEQLRQDATAGLERRLEFVGLTDEAERKVYFDRLAFELDVIVSMGFPGYFLIVADFIKWAKDHDIPVGPGRGSGAGSVVAWALTITDLDPIKLGLLFERFLNPERVSMPDFDIDFCETRRGEVIRYVQEKYGDRQVAQIITFGKLKARAVLRDVGRVLQMPYGQVDRLTKLVPNHPTDPWDLKRSLNGITELAQEYKQSDVKRLFDLAMKLEGLPRHSSTHAAGVVIGDRPLDQLVPLYRDPRSDLPVTQFDMKFVEKAGLVKFDFLGLKTLSVLKKAVELLTERGITVELENLSWEDEKVFELLQRGDTVGVFQLESEGMRRTLAAVKPTNFGDIIALVSLYRPGPMDNIPLFGDRKNGRVDIAYPHPLLEDILKETYGIFVYQEQVMQAAQIIAGYSLGEADLLRRAMGKKIQAEMDVQRNRFVTGAAEKGLNSEQANELFDLIDKFAGYGFNKSHAAAYALLAYQTAWLKAHHPHEFYAASMCFDMHQSEKLSIFVDDMKRLGVTVLQPAINKSRPNFSVEEQPEALLAVRYALAGLKNVGEKAMHAVVTERAKAGPFSSIEDFANRIDPHGLNKRQLESLASAGAFDDLEPNRAAVHDGADMILSVANSAADARESGQGGLFGEGSAGGDMQAIRLPEGSNWSLNEIMARERDAFGFYFSSHPVTQFQAVSSSLGAMTYAALCSGEPIGEGIRKPAVMSALIEKVRWRDSRRGKRFALADLSDSSGQFSASCFDEDQCKILEELSQEGRCALLKVELDQQSEDENPRVAIRTVQPLDGLEKTTRTRMELEILDIAGLHELTNLVAPLLGGQSEIVAIMAGPHDDFVKVCLGRSFRLDAETVEMLERVQGLANVRLGPARPMRVAKPKLRLVS
- a CDS encoding glutathione peroxidase; this translates as MKVTEFQVKQADGSMEDLSAHKGKVLLIVNTASKCGFTPQYEGLEKLHQEYHDKGLEILAFPCNQFGNQEPGDADEIRKFCSLNYDVSFPLMAKVEVNGNDADPLWKYLKTEKSGLLGSRIKWNFTKFLVDREGNVVARHGPAVKPEQLKSEIEALL
- a CDS encoding ABC transporter ATP-binding protein, translated to MSDMKHQKTVELRDVRRSFVQGDVRIEVLRGVNLDIHANEIVALLGPSGSGKSTLLQAVGLLEGGFEGSIKLNGEETAQLPSSCHTRIRRDLLGFVYQFHHLLPDFNALENVVMPQLIAGATQQEAEARAESLLSSLGLGARLDHKPSKLSGGEQQRVAVARALATSPKLVLADEPTGNLDEATADLVLSEFIGLVRQEGSAALIATHNERLAAKMDRVVRLHEGVLA
- a CDS encoding long-chain fatty acid--CoA ligase translates to MAGAMQASALKITNLIDHAAREHGEREIVSYWADGSISRSNWAEIGRESRKFSQALQRLGMNKGDRIATIAMNHAHHLISWYGSAGIGGILHTVNPRLFEEQLVYIINHAEDRVLLFDKMFAPIVEMLKPQLKTVEHYIQFDGEKGDYPTFRELVDAEDGDFDWVDVDENDPCGLCYTSGTTGNPKGVLYEHRSNVIHAITEVQPDVMDLATRSVMLPVVPMFHANAWGLPFACAAVGAKMVFSASNEAHVLWKLIREEGVTHSAGVPTVWLSMFADMDENGGDYGKLGVVVIGGSACPRSMIERLMKNGIRVAHAWGMTETSPIGTAGSLPANWDALSFDQQVDVICKQGRPPFGVELRVIDEDGNVAPRDGKTSGTLEIRGPWIIKRYYRADEDAVEDDGWFDTGDVAVLHPDGTMQITDRAKDVIKSGGEWISSIELENAAVGCPGVAEAAAVGVYHPKWDERPLLLVVRKPGSDVSEADVIEYLGDKVAKWWLPDEVKFVDELPHTATGKILKRSLREEYKDYELKSLADA